Proteins from a single region of Strix aluco isolate bStrAlu1 chromosome W, bStrAlu1.hap1, whole genome shotgun sequence:
- the LOC141917661 gene encoding transmembrane protein 161B-like isoform X5, giving the protein MKPSQEMNISVVWCLLVLAFAVKILFSLTTHYFTVEGGGERSVCVTFGFFFFVKAMAILIVTESYLEFGLESGFSNFSESAMQFLEKQGLESQGPVSKLTFKLFLAVLCSLIGAFLTFPGLRLAQMHLDALNLATEKITQTLLHINFLAPLFMVLLWVKPITKDYIMNPPLGKESVPLMSEDTFDTMRLWIIILLCALRLAMMRSHLQAYLNLAQKCVDQMKKEAGRISTIDLQKMVARVFCYLCVIALQYVAPLVMVLHATLLLKTLGNYSWGIYPESNSDTAVENNLLPSSVYSESPSVDGKMKVTVVQITMALGSLKNIFTPLLFRGLLSFLTWWIAACLFSTSLFGLFYHQYLNVA; this is encoded by the exons ATGAAGCCCTCACAAGAAATGAATATCAGTGTAGTGTGGTGTCTGCTTGTCTTGGCCTTTGCAGT TAAGATACTGTTTTCATTGACCACCCATTATTTCACAGTAGAGGGTGGAGGTGAAAGATCAGTCTGTGTCACCTTTGGCTTCTTCTTCTTTGTGAAAGCAATGGCAATCCTGATTGTGACAGAAAGCTATCTAGAGTTTGGACTCGAATCAG GATTCTCAAATTTTTCAGAAAGTGCTATGCAGTTTCTTGAAAAGCAGGGTTTGGAATCCCA ggGTCCTGTGTCTAAACTAACCTTCAAATTGTTCCTGGCTGTTCTGTGTTCACTTATTGGTGCTTTTTTGACATTCCCTGGCTTGCGACTGGCTCAAATGCATCTGGATGCTCTGAATttagcaacagaaaaaataacaca aacACTGCTACATATAAACTTCTTGGCACCTTTATTTATGGTTCTGCTGTGGGTAAAACCAATCACAAAGGACTACATTATGAACCCACCTTTGGGCAAAGAGAGCGTACCTTT AATGTCAGAAGATACATTTGATACCATGCGGTTGTGGATTATAATTCTGTTGTGTGCTTTACGGTTGGCTATGATGCGCAGTCACTTACAGGCCTATCTGAATTTAGCCCAGAAATGCGTGGATCAGATGAAAAAGGAAGCTGGCAGAATAAGTACAATTGATTTACAAAAAATG GTGGCTCGGGTATTCTGTTATCTTTGTGTAATTGCACTGCAGTATGTTGCACCATTGGTAATGGTCCTTCACGCaactctgcttttgaaaacactaG gtaattattctTGGGGCATCTACCCAGAATCTAATTCTGACACTGCAGTAGAAAACAATCTGCTTCCCAGTTCAGTTTATTCTGAGTCTCCATCTGTTGATGGAAAGATGAAAGTAACTGTAGTGCAAATAACAATGGCTTTGGGAAGCCTAAAGAATATTTTCACTCCTCTCCTATTCCGAGGACTCTTGTCTTTCCTCACCTGGTGGATTGCTGCTTGCCTCTTTTCCACAAGCCTCTTTGGGCTTTTCTATCACCAGTACCTGAATGTGGCATAA
- the LOC141917661 gene encoding transmembrane protein 161B-like isoform X4 produces the protein MLGCLRWRWRGAADLCAWRRVRSVGWSSSGGKYNGHIENKPLTITKDIDLHLETKSVTERDTVALHYFPEYQWLVDFTVAATVVYVVTEAYCSIMKPSQEMNISVVWCLLVLAFAVKILFSLTTHYFTVEGGGERSVCVTFGFFFFVKAMAILIVTESYLEFGLESGFSNFSESAMQFLEKQGLESQGPVSKLTFKLFLAVLCSLIGAFLTFPGLRLAQMHLDALNLATEKITQTLLHINFLAPLFMVLLWVKPITKDYIMNPPLGKESVPLMSEDTFDTMRLWIIILLCALRLAMMRSHLQAYLNLAQKCVDQMKKEAGRISTIDLQKMVARVFCYLCVIALQYVAPLVMVLHATLLLKTLGNYSWGIYPESNSDTAVENNLLPSSVYSESPSVDGKMKVTVVQITMALGSLKNIFTPLLFRGLLSFLTWWIAACLFSTSLFGLFYHQYLNVA, from the exons aaaatataatggTCATATTGAAAACAAGCCCCTAACCATTACAAAAGACATTGATCTTCACCTGGAAACAAAGTCTGTGACTGAAAGGGACACTGTAG CATTGCATTATTTTCCTGAATATCAGTGGCTGGTGGATTTCACTGTTGCAGCTACAGTTGTGTATGTGGTGACTGAAGCCTATTGCAGTATCATGAAGCCCTCACAAGAAATGAATATCAGTGTAGTGTGGTGTCTGCTTGTCTTGGCCTTTGCAGT TAAGATACTGTTTTCATTGACCACCCATTATTTCACAGTAGAGGGTGGAGGTGAAAGATCAGTCTGTGTCACCTTTGGCTTCTTCTTCTTTGTGAAAGCAATGGCAATCCTGATTGTGACAGAAAGCTATCTAGAGTTTGGACTCGAATCAG GATTCTCAAATTTTTCAGAAAGTGCTATGCAGTTTCTTGAAAAGCAGGGTTTGGAATCCCA ggGTCCTGTGTCTAAACTAACCTTCAAATTGTTCCTGGCTGTTCTGTGTTCACTTATTGGTGCTTTTTTGACATTCCCTGGCTTGCGACTGGCTCAAATGCATCTGGATGCTCTGAATttagcaacagaaaaaataacaca aacACTGCTACATATAAACTTCTTGGCACCTTTATTTATGGTTCTGCTGTGGGTAAAACCAATCACAAAGGACTACATTATGAACCCACCTTTGGGCAAAGAGAGCGTACCTTT AATGTCAGAAGATACATTTGATACCATGCGGTTGTGGATTATAATTCTGTTGTGTGCTTTACGGTTGGCTATGATGCGCAGTCACTTACAGGCCTATCTGAATTTAGCCCAGAAATGCGTGGATCAGATGAAAAAGGAAGCTGGCAGAATAAGTACAATTGATTTACAAAAAATG GTGGCTCGGGTATTCTGTTATCTTTGTGTAATTGCACTGCAGTATGTTGCACCATTGGTAATGGTCCTTCACGCaactctgcttttgaaaacactaG gtaattattctTGGGGCATCTACCCAGAATCTAATTCTGACACTGCAGTAGAAAACAATCTGCTTCCCAGTTCAGTTTATTCTGAGTCTCCATCTGTTGATGGAAAGATGAAAGTAACTGTAGTGCAAATAACAATGGCTTTGGGAAGCCTAAAGAATATTTTCACTCCTCTCCTATTCCGAGGACTCTTGTCTTTCCTCACCTGGTGGATTGCTGCTTGCCTCTTTTCCACAAGCCTCTTTGGGCTTTTCTATCACCAGTACCTGAATGTGGCATAA